In Panicum virgatum strain AP13 chromosome 4N, P.virgatum_v5, whole genome shotgun sequence, a single window of DNA contains:
- the LOC120671499 gene encoding uncharacterized protein LOC120671499: protein MKNSISEGIRRAIPDNENAKSYLESVEEHYKGTSKFYAATLMQKLHNARYDLSKGSVREHIMQIIDAGTQLKKMKAGMDDDFLVHYVLASLPHEFEAFKCNYRTTKEKWSISDLIAMCVQEEERINAERRDVVNQVGSFSKKNQGGNRGRKRNNTYAPYKKPQQSSRPAWNAYNRPPQHSRGASGSASGPSSGEKDEGCHFCKQEGHYRDDCPGWLKWLAKRGIPYISKADRKGKKPSSG, encoded by the exons ATGAAGAATTCCATCTCTGAGGGCATTAGGAGAGCAATCCCTGATAATGAAAATGCAAAGAGTTACTTGGAATCTGTGGAGGAGCACTATAAAGGAACCTCAAAGTTTTATGCTGCTACACTCATGCAAAAGCTCCATAATGCCAGGTATGATTTAAGCAAGGGAAGTGTAAGGGAGCACATTATGCAAATCATTGATGCGGGCACACAGCTAAAGAAAATGAAGGCTGGAATGGATGATGACTTCCTTGTTCATTACGTTCTGGCATCTCTACCTCATGAATTTGAGGCATTCAAGTGCAACTATCGCACCACGAAGGAAAAGTGGAGCATTAGTGATCTGATTGCCATGTGTGTCCAGGAGGAGGAAAGGATTAATGCTGAGAGAAGAGATGTGGTCAACCAAGTTGGCTCCTTTTCCAAGAAGAATCAAGGAGGTAATAGAGGCAGGAAGAGGAACAACACTTATGCTCCGTACAAGAAGCCACAACAGAGTTCCCGTCCTGCCTGGAATGCCTATAATCGCCCTCCTCAGCACTCCCGTGGTGCCTCAGGATCTGCCTCAGGACCATCTTCTGGTGAGAAGGACGAAGGGTGCCATTTCTGTAAGCAGGAAGGACATTACAGGGATGACTGCCCAGGTTGGCTGAAATGGCTAGCCAAGCGCG GGATACCGTACATCAGTAAGGCTGacaggaagggaaagaagccttcGAGTGGCTAA